The genomic stretch GCGTGGTACTGGAGCGGCCGCGAGGCGGTGCCGTTCTCGCCGGGCCGCGGCTTCGACCAGCCGGGCATCATCGATCCCGTGCACGAGTCGTGGGAGTCGCAGCCGTGGTTCGCCGCCGCCGCGCACACCACGCCGTCGGCCGCGTACGTGGAGATCGCCTGCGACGCGGACGCGCTCTTCGGCTTCCACTCCGAGCAGATCACCGGCGTGGGGCGCGCGCCGCGCATCGCGCAGCCCCGAACGACCGAGGTCTTCGAGCGCTTCATCGGCGTCGCGCCCGGTCGCTCGATCGCGCCCGCGTCGGACATCGCGGCCGAGGTGCGCAGCCAGCTCCTCGCCGAGCGCTACGTGACGCTCAGCGGCCGGGTGGAGGGCGACGGGCTGGGCGACGAGGCGCGCGCGACGCTCCTGATCGACAAGGACGGCCGGCCCTTCACGCAGGTCACGCCCGACGCCGAGGGAAACTGGTCCGCGCGCGTGCCGAGCCCGGGCGACTACCGGGTGGCGCTGCTGACCTTCGGGACCGAGGCCGACGCGGCGGTAGCCGAGGTGCGCGGCGGGGACGACGTGGAGGCGCCGTCGCTGAGCGCCCCCCCGACGGCCGAGCTCGCGCTGTCGGTGACCGTGGACGGGGTGGCGGATCACGCGCAGGTCTTCGTGTGGCCCGCGGACGACGCGACCGACGACGCAGTGCGGGTGAAGCTCTTCGAGTCGTTCACGGAGTGCGCGCCGCTCGTGGGCGCGCCGCACGGCGGATCTCCCGCGTGCAACCGCGTGCTCGTGGACGAGCCGATGACGGTGCGCGTGCCGCCCGGGCGCTACGACGTCTTCGCCACGGGGGGCCCGTTCGCGAGCGTGGCCCGACAGACGGTGAGCGTGGCCGAGGGCGAGACGGCCGACGTGGCGCTCGCGATCGAGCGGCTGGACGCCATGCCGGCCGGGACGCTGAGCGGGGACTTCCACGTGCACGGCGGCGCGAGCTTCGACTCGACCATCCCCGACTTCGATCGCGTGCGCGCGTTCCTCGCCGCGAACGTCGACGTGATCGTCGCGACCGACCACGACGTGGTCTGGGACTACGCGGACGCGCGAGACGCGCTCGGCGCGGACGCGCGCATGCAGATCCTCGTGGGGCTCGAGACGACGGGTCACGTGCTCTTCGATCTGACGCCCGGCAACTCCATCCCGCAGGTCATCGGTCACTGGAACGTGTGGCCGCTGGCGTTCGAGCCGAGCGGGCCGTACCGCGGCGCGCCGTGGGACGAGCTGGTGGAGCCCGGCGCGCTCTTCGACCGCTTCGTCGAGGCGGGCTGGCCCGAGGCGGACGGCGTCATCCAGCTCAACCACCCGTGGGCCGCCGCGCAGTTCGGGCGCGACCTCGGCTTCCCCCGCGCGGTCGGCGTCGACGCGCGCGAGCCTCTCCCCACCGAGTTCGACGGGACGGGGCAGTCGATGATCCTGCGCACCCCGCCCGGCGCGGGCTTCGGCAACGCCGACTACCACGCGCAGGAGGTCATGAACGGCACCGAGAACGAGGACCTGCTGCCGTACCGCGCCTACTGGTTCTACCTGCTCAGTCAAGGCATCTTGCGGGCGGGCACGGCGAACAGCGACTCGCACACGCTGGTCGACAACGTGCTGGGCACCCCGCGCACGATCGTGACGACCGACACGACGCTCGACGCGTTCGACGAGGTCGCGTTCAACGCCGCCATCCGCGCGGGGCGCATGACGGGCACGAACGGGCCGGTGATCGAGGTCTCGCTCGAAGACGACGCGGGCGCGGCGCGCGGGCCGTCGCTGGAGGCCTTCACGCCCATGACGGGAGGCGCGCTTCAGATCCGCGTGCGCGCCGCGGCGTGGGTGCCCGTCGAGGAGATCCGGGTGGTCGTCAACGGGCGGGTGGCGCGCACGCTCGCGGCCGAGCTGACGCACCCCGAGGACCCGCTGGCGGCCGAGGTGGTCACGCGCTTCGACGGGGAGATCGCGCTGAGCGAGCTGAGCGAGCCCGGACGCGACGCGTGGATCGTGGTCGAGGCGGGGGCGCCCTTGCCGTTGAGCGGCGACCTCGACTGCGACGGCATCCCCGACACGAGCGACAACGACGGCGACGGCGTGGTCGACTGGCGCGACGTGGACCGCAACGACGACGACGTGGTCGACGCGTCTGACGCGGACGAGATCGAGGGGCCGCCCGAGGCGTGCGACCCGGACCAGGACCTCGGGCCCATCGGACACACGGCGCGGCCGGACCGGGCGTCGCGCGAGTATCTGTTCTGGGCGGTCACGCCAGGCGGATACCCCGCGTCGTTCACCAACCCGCTGATCGTCGACGTGGCGGGCGACGGCTTCGACGCGCCGGGGCTCGGAGGTGAGCGATGAGCCGGGTCTCGATGTGCTTCGTGGCGGTCTGGCTCGTGGCGTCGCCGGGCGCGGCGCAGGAGGGCGGAGTGAGCGAGAGAGGCGCGGCGGGCGACGTCGACTCCGCGTCCGATTCCGAGGGCGCGACCGACTCCCCATCCGCGTCTGCGTCCGACCCCGACTCTGCGTCCGCAGCCGACTCTGCGTCCGCGGCCGAATCCGCTTCCGCAGCCGAATCCGCTTCCGCCACCGAATCCGCATCCGCATCCGCATCCGCTTCCGCGACCGAGTCCGCATCCGCTTCCGCGACCGAGTCCGCATCCGCGACCGACGCCGCATCCGCGACCGGCGCCGCGTCCGCGACCGGCGCCGCGTCCGCGACCGACGCCGCGTCCGCGTCCGCGACCGAGTCCGAATCCGGTCCCGAGCCCGAGCCCGACTCCGATCTCGAGACCGACTCCGAACTCGAGACCGACTCCGATTCGGCGCTCTCGGGCGGCGGACTCGACCCCTGCGCCACCGACCTCCGCAGTCGGCCCGTCGGGCCGCTCCAGATCGGAATCGAAGACGGCAACCTCGGTCTGCCCCACCGCGCGTGCCCGCGGGACGAGCTGGCGATCGGGGGCGACCTCCTCCTCGTCGCGCACTCCGCGGAGCTCTACGGCAACCTGCGCGTCGGCGGCCGGGCTCGGGTCAGCGCGCGGCTCTTCGACCCGAAGGTCGAGATGTTCCTCTCCTGGGAACCCATCCGATACCAGACCATCCTCGGCGCGGTCTCCGCCGACTACCTCGGGCTCGGCTACCTCGGCTGGGGCGTCAGCGCGCAGGTGCACCGAGACGACGGAAGGGTCGTCGCCGTCACCGGCCGCTTCGTCGCGCCCACCACGAGCGGCCTCGACCGCGGCACCACCCCGCTCTCGCTCGACCTCGGCGTCACCGCCGCCTACCAGGCGAGCGCGCACTTCCGCTTCCACGCATGGGTCAACTTGCTGGGCACCGTCTACACCGGCGGCCCCGCCGCGGGCCGCGCGGGGCTGCGCGTCGGCGGCGGCGCGGACTGGCGGCCTTACGAGTGGCTCTCGCTCGTGGCCGAGGTCGTCAGCGGCTTCGGCTACCGCGACGCCCTCGATCTCCTGGCCGTGAGCGCCGGCTTCCGCTTCGCGCTCGGCACCGAGGTCGGCCTAGAGCTCGGCGCGACCATGCCGCTCCTCGGCCAGCGCGCCTACGACGACGGCGCCCTCCCCATCGCCGCCACCCTCATGCTCGCCTGGCGCCTCCGCTGAGCGCGTCCAGGTCTGGCTTCTCCTACGGGCTGCGCGTGTCGTGCTCGTCGATCGCGCAGATCAACGCCTCCGCAGCGCCCCTGAGCAGAGGCCACTCCGAGCTCGTGGTGAGCTCGTCGATCGATCGCGGATGGACGATGAGCGCATCGGTGAGCT from Sandaracinaceae bacterium encodes the following:
- a CDS encoding CehA/McbA family metallohydrolase, producing MRCLLACLALLAVGCERGCFDGDEDCVVATPCAALAFECATPRVEVRVLEAGDAIPGGVDALAAPGDVILTNGVATAVIDAIDHPHYVAPTGGNLLDLTSATGDDDSLTHVFHAVGLLPEDSFSYERLTIDRGDGYAAVQVVGTLAGWPDVRVATRYEMRPCEPGIRVRTEMMHHGPEPRSWALVDAWYWSGREAVPFSPGRGFDQPGIIDPVHESWESQPWFAAAAHTTPSAAYVEIACDADALFGFHSEQITGVGRAPRIAQPRTTEVFERFIGVAPGRSIAPASDIAAEVRSQLLAERYVTLSGRVEGDGLGDEARATLLIDKDGRPFTQVTPDAEGNWSARVPSPGDYRVALLTFGTEADAAVAEVRGGDDVEAPSLSAPPTAELALSVTVDGVADHAQVFVWPADDATDDAVRVKLFESFTECAPLVGAPHGGSPACNRVLVDEPMTVRVPPGRYDVFATGGPFASVARQTVSVAEGETADVALAIERLDAMPAGTLSGDFHVHGGASFDSTIPDFDRVRAFLAANVDVIVATDHDVVWDYADARDALGADARMQILVGLETTGHVLFDLTPGNSIPQVIGHWNVWPLAFEPSGPYRGAPWDELVEPGALFDRFVEAGWPEADGVIQLNHPWAAAQFGRDLGFPRAVGVDAREPLPTEFDGTGQSMILRTPPGAGFGNADYHAQEVMNGTENEDLLPYRAYWFYLLSQGILRAGTANSDSHTLVDNVLGTPRTIVTTDTTLDAFDEVAFNAAIRAGRMTGTNGPVIEVSLEDDAGAARGPSLEAFTPMTGGALQIRVRAAAWVPVEEIRVVVNGRVARTLAAELTHPEDPLAAEVVTRFDGEIALSELSEPGRDAWIVVEAGAPLPLSGDLDCDGIPDTSDNDGDGVVDWRDVDRNDDDVVDASDADEIEGPPEACDPDQDLGPIGHTARPDRASREYLFWAVTPGGYPASFTNPLIVDVAGDGFDAPGLGGER